CAGCGACATCACGTACAACATGGCGCAGGTGCTGCTCGACGACTTCTTCAAGAAGGCGGAGGCGAACCGGGACGGCACGAGCAGCCTCGGCGCGGAACTGCGTTTCACCCACGCCGAAGAGATCATCCCGCTGGCCGCGCTGATGCAACTGCCGGGCAGCACACAGGCGGTCACAGCGAGCAGGCCCTACACCTACGCCTCCAATCCTTGGCGCGGCGCCTCCGTGGCACCCCTGGGCGCGAACATCCAGTGGGACGTCTTCCGCAAGGGCGGCACCTACCTGGTACGGATGCTCTACAACGAGAAGGAGACGGCCTTCAAGCAGGGCTGCGTTCCGGTGTCCAAGGGCAGCAAGTTCTACGACCTCGCCGAACTGGAGCGGTGTTTCGGTCGAACGGGCGCCGACGCGGGGCGCTGACCCACGCCGGTCTCAGAGCACCTTGCGGTAGTGGAAGCGGTCGTACACGCCGGTCACCGTCCGCTCCACGAACGCGTAGCCGAAGTACTCGTACAGCTTCTGGTTCTCCCACATCATCGCGTTCGTGAGGAGCCGGACCTCCGGCAGTCCGAGCTCCCGCGCACGCTCCTCGGTGAACTCCAGAAGCCGCCGTCCGACCCCGGTGCCCTTCGCCTCCGGGCTGACGGAGATCGAGTCCAGATACAGGTGGTCCGCCTCGGGGACGAGGACCAGGACGCCCTTCACCGGATCGCCCGTGACGAAGACCCGGCCCGCCGCGACGTTCGCGGCGTGGTCGGCCTCCATGGGCGCGGGCACGACGCCGATGCGCTCGATGTAGTGGCGGTAGGCCGCGTCGGTCACGGCCTTCACCGCTGCGATGTCGCTGTCCCGTGCGGGGCGGATGTCGTCGTTCATGGGCCCACATTAACCATCGCTGAGTGCTCCCTTAAGCGGACCGTAAGGATCTCCATCACCCTGTCCCAGCAGGCGAATTCGCCTTTCCGGACGGCTAGCGTGCTGATCGCCGGGGCGGGGTTCAGCCTGTCGGCGCCGTACGGCTCGGGGGGCCGCGCCGCCGGATCGAACCCTGCCCCGTATCCCCCCACACCCTCGCAAGGAGATCACCACGATGACCGTTCGTCGCACAGCCGCCACCCTCGCAGCCTTCGGTGTCGCGCCGCTCGCGCTGACCGCTCTGGCCGCTTCGCCGGCCGCCGCCCACGGCTCGATGACGGACCCGGTCAGCCGGGTCGCCGGCTGCTACGCGGAGGGTCCCGAGAGCCCCCGGTCGGCGGCGTGCAAGGCGGCGGTCGCCGCCAGCGGTGTGCAGGCGTTCTACGACTGGAACGCGGTCAACATCGCCAATGCGGCGGGGAATTCGAAGCAGCTGATCCCCGATGGCAAGCTGTGCAGCGCGGGCAACGACAAGTACAAGGGCCTGGACCTGGCCCGCGCCGACTGGCCCGCCAGCAAGCTCTCCTCGGGCAGCCACACCTTCCGCTACAAGGGCACCGCCCCGCACAAGGGGTCCTTCGAGCTCTACATCACGAAGGACAGTTACGACCCGTCGAAGCCCCTGAAGTGGTCGGACCTGGAGGCGGCGCCCTTCGTCAAGGTGACCGACCCGAAGATGGAGAACGGCGACTACGTTTTCGACGGCACGATCCCGCAGAAGTCGGGCCGCCACCTCATCTACTCGATCTGGCAGCGCTCGGACTCCCCCGAGGCCTTCTACACCTGCTCCGACGTGGTCTTCGGCCAGGACAGCGGTGCCTCTACCGGTTCCGCGGGCGGCAGCACCGCCACCGCCGAGCCGTCCGCCTCCGCCCCCTCCGACCAGGAGATCGCGGCGGGCGCGGACAAGTCCACCGTCCATCACAACCACACCTCGGCGACGCCCACGGAGGAGGCCAACCAGCCGGAAGCGGACGGCGCCTCCTCCCCGAGCGCGGCCGCGGCGGCCCCGGACTCGGGTGCGGCCGGCACCGAGAACCTCGCCGAGACCGGGGGCAGCTCGGCGACCTCGTACATCACGATCGGTGGTGCGGCCGCCCTCGCGATCGGCGCGGCGATGCTCTTCGCCAACCTCCGCCGCAAGGCCGTCCCCTCGGGCGGCCGCCACAGCCGCTAGGCCCTAGCCGATCACCGAGGCGCAGGTGGTCGGGGTGGCGTGGGCCGGGTCGAGGGAGTTCGCCACCTCGTGGAAGGCGATCCGGTCGACCGTCCCGATCGTCACGTGCTCGGAGACGTCGACCCCGCACTTGTCCTGGAGCAGGACGTTGGTGACGTCGGGGCCCGACAGGAACTGGCTGCGGTACGGGGTGACCACCTCGTCGTAGCGGGTGGCGATGACCGTGTAGCGCACCCCGGGCACGGTGTCGCCGCCCGCGTTGAGCTTGGTGATGAACGGGGAGCCCGCCACCTGGTCGGAGAGCCCCGGGGCTCCCTTGTGCAGGATGTCGGCCGCCCCGGGGAAGTAGGGCAGCAGGTTGGCGAGGCCGTCCAGGGTGGTGCCGTGGTTGTCGGGCGCGAGGCCCGTCAGGGAGTTCACCTTGGCGGCGCCGCCAAGGAATTTCAGGTAGTAGCGGGGCATCATGCCGCCCTGCGAGTGCCCGACCAGGTCGGCCTTGGGGGCGCCGGTCGCGGACAGGACGGTGTCGACGAAGCCGGCCAGCTGTCCGGCCGACTGGTCGATGGGGCCGAGACCGTTGAAGAGCGGTACGCCGGGGAGCTGCCCGTAGTCGAGGGAGAAGACGCAGTACCCGCGGTTGACCAGGTACGGGGCGAGGGCGATCCAGTTGTCGACGCTGTTCCCGAAAGTGCCGTGGACGAGGACGACGGGGCGCGGATGGGTGGCGGACGGGCGGCAGGAGTAGTTGTTCCAGCCGGCGGAGGGCGCGGAGGCCGCGGTGGCGGGTGCGGCGGGCAGTGCGGCGGCGGCCACGGCCAGCAGCAGTGCGGAGAGCGGTCTCAGGGCACGTTTCCAGGGCAGCATCGGGTGATCTCCTTGCGGCTCAAGGGAGTTGCGATGGCTGTTCGCCCTGCGGCCCGGACCACAAGAGTGATGTGCACACGCCAAATTACGCGCCAGTAACGCGGCGGGGGAAGCTACGCGTCAGTAAAGAACTGATGGAGGCTCAGCCGTTCGGCCCACCCGGCCTGCACGATCACCCGCCGCCCTTGAGCGTGGGGGCATGACTTTCGTCGACGAGGTGAAGAGCGCCGTCACCCCGCGAGCCGCGCTGCTCGTGCTGGGTGTGCTCGTACTGCAGCTGTTGTTCATCACGTCCTACGTGGGCGCGCTGCACAATCCCAAGCCGAGGGACGTCGCCTTCGGCGTGGTCGCGCCCGCGCAGGCCGCACCGAAGCTGGTCGCCGAACTCAAGCAGCTGCCGGGCAAGCCCCTCGACCCGCGTGCGGTCTCCGACGTGGCGACCGCACGCAGCCAGATCATGAACCGCGACATCGACGGCGCGCTCGTCGTCGACCCCGCCTCGACGACCGACACGCTGCTCGTCGCATCCGGCGGGGGCACGGTGCTCGCGACGACGCTCACCAAGATCGCCACCGAGGTCGACGCGACCCAGCACCGTACGGTCAAGACCGTGGACGTCGCTCCGGCGTCCTCCCAGGACTTCGACGGTCTCTCCGCGTTCTACCTGGTCGTCGGCTGGTGCGTCGGCGGCTATCTCTGCGCCTCGATCCTCGCGATCAGCGCGGGATCCCGGGCCGCCAACCGCGACCGTGCGGCGATCAGGCTCGGCTCGATGGCGCTCTACTCGATCGTCAGCGGTCTGGGCGGCGCCGTCATCATCGGCCCGATCCTGGGTGCGCTGCCGGGTTCGATCATGGGTCTGTGGGGGCTCGGGGCGCTGGTGGTCTTCGCGGTCGGTGCGATCACCCTGGCCCTGCAGGCGCTGACCGGCATCGTGGGCATCGGGCTCGCCGTCCTGATCATCGTGGTCGCGGGCAACCCGAGCGCGGGCGGCGCCTTCCCGCTGCCGATGCTGCCGCCGTTCTGGCAGGCGATCGGGCCCGCGCTGCCACCGGGTGCGGGCACCTGGGTGGCGCGCTCCATCGCGTACTTCAAGGGCAACGCGGTCACCGGACCGCTTCTGGTGCTCTCCGCATGGGCGGTGGTGGGCACCGTCATCACCCTGGTCATGTCGTCCTTGCGTAAGGGCAACAAGGACACGGTCGCCGAGGACGTCGCCGCATGAACTTCCCGCACCGCTCGGGCCCGGCCGCGCAGGCGGTCTCCGTCAAGCGGATGGAGCCCACCGCGCAGGCCCAGCTGGGGCCGCTCGGACTGACCGGCTTCATCGTGGTCACCACCATCGCGACCGGTATCGACGCGGGCATCTTCCCCGAGAAGCTGGCGGGCTCCGAGCTGCCGATGGTGGGCTTCTTCATCGGCGGTCTCGCGCAGCTGCTCGCGGGCCTCTTCCAGGCGCAGCGCGGTGACACCTGGCACGCCACGGTCTTCGGCGGTTTCGGGCTCTTCTGGATGGCGAAGGGGCTGATGATCCAGTGGGTGCTGCCGACGGTGGACCCGGCGCTGCGCGGCGACACGATGGGGCTGTTCACCCTGCCCTGGGTGTTCGTGGTGTTCGTGCTGTGGCTGGGCAGTCTGCGGATTCATCTGGCGCTGCTGACCACGTTCACCTTCGTGCTCGTGGTCTTCGTGGCGATGACCTGCAACGGCTTCACCGGTGAGGTGATCTGGAACCGGGTCGCGGGCTGGGCGGGTCTCTGTGCGGCGGCGGGTGCGCTGTATCTGCTGGCCGGGCAGATCATGGCGTCGACCTGGGGGCGCGCGGTGCTGCCGATGGGCCGGTTCGTGGCGCCGGAGATGCCGGAGTCCTAGAGCGTTCCGTACGTACGGGAAAGGGCCGCCCGGAGCTCCGGGCGGCCCTTCCTGCTGGTCGGGGCTACTTGCCGTAGTAGGCCCGGGTCATGAGCTGCTTCATGTCGTCGATCATCGGCATCCGCGGGTTGGCGGGCGCGCACTGGTCGGCGTAGGCGTTCATCGCCTGCTGCGGGAGGGCCTCGATGAAGGCCGCCTCGTCGACGCCCTCCTCCTGGAAGGAGGCCGGGATGCCGCACTTCACGCGCAGTTCCTCGATGGCGCGGGCGTAGGACTCCACGCCCTCCTCGGGGGTCGATGCCTTGAGGCCGAGCGTCTTGGCGATCTCCTGGAAGCGCTCCGGGGCCCGGTAGACCTCGGCCTTCGGCCACGGGGTGGCCTTGCCGCTGACCTGGCCGTTGTGGCGTACGACGTGCGGCAGGAGCAGCGCGTTGGTGCGGCCGTGGGCGACGTGGAAGGTGTTTCCGAGCGTGTGCGCCATGGCGTGGACCAGGCCGAGGAAGGCGTTGGCGAAGGCCATGCCGGCGACGGTGGAGGCGTTGTGCATCTTCTCGCGGGCCTCGGGGTCGTTGGCCCCGTCGACGACGCAGCGCTCCAGGTTCTCGAAGATGAGCTTGATGGCCTGGAGGCAGAGGCCGTCGGTGTAGTCGTTCGCGTAGACGGAGACGTACGCCTCGGTGGCGTGGGTCAGGGCGTCGAAGCCGGAGTCGG
The sequence above is drawn from the Streptomyces sp. NBC_01465 genome and encodes:
- a CDS encoding GNAT family N-acetyltransferase; amino-acid sequence: MNDDIRPARDSDIAAVKAVTDAAYRHYIERIGVVPAPMEADHAANVAAGRVFVTGDPVKGVLVLVPEADHLYLDSISVSPEAKGTGVGRRLLEFTEERARELGLPEVRLLTNAMMWENQKLYEYFGYAFVERTVTGVYDRFHYRKVL
- a CDS encoding lytic polysaccharide monooxygenase auxiliary activity family 9 protein, with amino-acid sequence MTVRRTAATLAAFGVAPLALTALAASPAAAHGSMTDPVSRVAGCYAEGPESPRSAACKAAVAASGVQAFYDWNAVNIANAAGNSKQLIPDGKLCSAGNDKYKGLDLARADWPASKLSSGSHTFRYKGTAPHKGSFELYITKDSYDPSKPLKWSDLEAAPFVKVTDPKMENGDYVFDGTIPQKSGRHLIYSIWQRSDSPEAFYTCSDVVFGQDSGASTGSAGGSTATAEPSASAPSDQEIAAGADKSTVHHNHTSATPTEEANQPEADGASSPSAAAAAPDSGAAGTENLAETGGSSATSYITIGGAAALAIGAAMLFANLRRKAVPSGGRHSR
- a CDS encoding esterase/lipase family protein, which gives rise to MLPWKRALRPLSALLLAVAAAALPAAPATAASAPSAGWNNYSCRPSATHPRPVVLVHGTFGNSVDNWIALAPYLVNRGYCVFSLDYGQLPGVPLFNGLGPIDQSAGQLAGFVDTVLSATGAPKADLVGHSQGGMMPRYYLKFLGGAAKVNSLTGLAPDNHGTTLDGLANLLPYFPGAADILHKGAPGLSDQVAGSPFITKLNAGGDTVPGVRYTVIATRYDEVVTPYRSQFLSGPDVTNVLLQDKCGVDVSEHVTIGTVDRIAFHEVANSLDPAHATPTTCASVIG
- a CDS encoding DUF3533 domain-containing protein; the protein is MTFVDEVKSAVTPRAALLVLGVLVLQLLFITSYVGALHNPKPRDVAFGVVAPAQAAPKLVAELKQLPGKPLDPRAVSDVATARSQIMNRDIDGALVVDPASTTDTLLVASGGGTVLATTLTKIATEVDATQHRTVKTVDVAPASSQDFDGLSAFYLVVGWCVGGYLCASILAISAGSRAANRDRAAIRLGSMALYSIVSGLGGAVIIGPILGALPGSIMGLWGLGALVVFAVGAITLALQALTGIVGIGLAVLIIVVAGNPSAGGAFPLPMLPPFWQAIGPALPPGAGTWVARSIAYFKGNAVTGPLLVLSAWAVVGTVITLVMSSLRKGNKDTVAEDVAA
- a CDS encoding acetate uptake transporter — encoded protein: MNFPHRSGPAAQAVSVKRMEPTAQAQLGPLGLTGFIVVTTIATGIDAGIFPEKLAGSELPMVGFFIGGLAQLLAGLFQAQRGDTWHATVFGGFGLFWMAKGLMIQWVLPTVDPALRGDTMGLFTLPWVFVVFVLWLGSLRIHLALLTTFTFVLVVFVAMTCNGFTGEVIWNRVAGWAGLCAAAGALYLLAGQIMASTWGRAVLPMGRFVAPEMPES